A window of Maniola hyperantus chromosome 26, iAphHyp1.2, whole genome shotgun sequence contains these coding sequences:
- the LOC117994087 gene encoding uncharacterized protein yields MKANDLLGADKKTVIFIGETWIHAPYAVKRCWQSTDSGVKKNVSSGRRWIIVHAGSETGFVDGALLMFKADAKTGDHYRMNSENFTKWLKEKLVPNIPPNSIIVMDNASHHNKEEATPNMGSRRQVMVEWLRARNIEFPDYCTTPELYLIIKSHKEQKNYITDNVLGDHGHEVVRLPPYNCDLNPIEYIWNLVKQRVSEKNVDQLESEIESLTLEVLQSITADDWRKEINHVKKLEEEYWHRDRLIDESFNINTENDSDSDTTDYEKNSESDSHDSQECDYMSGEEEQG; encoded by the coding sequence ATGAAGGCTAATGATTTGCTAGGGGCTGACAAAAAAACTGTAATTTTCATAGGTGAGACGTGGATTCATGCGCCTTACGCTGTTAAAAGGTGTTGGCAGTCTACGGACAGTGGAGTGAAAAAGAATGTTAGCTCTGGTCGTCGCTGGATTATTGTTCATGCTGGGAGTGAAACCGGATTTGTGGACGGTGCACTGTTGATGTTTAAAGCCGATGCCAAAACTGGGGATCATTATCGGATGAACTCTGAAAATTTCACTAAATGGTTAAAAGAAAAACTTGTACCAAACATACCTCCAAATAGCATAATTGTTATGGACAATGCCTCTCACCACAACAAAGAGGAAGCCACTCCTAACATGGGTTCAAGAAGACAAGTAATGGTGGAATGGCTCCGAGCACGCAATATTGAGTTTCCTGACTATTGCACGACACCGGAATTATATTTGATTATAAAAAGCCATAAAGAGCAGAAAAACTATATAACAGATAATGTGTTGGGTGACCACGGTCATGAAGTAGTGAGATTGCCGCCTTATAACTGTGACCTAAACCCGATCGAGTACATTTGGAATCTTGTTAAGCAAAGAGTTTCTGAGAAAAATGTAGATCAGCTAGAAAGCGAAATAGAGTCTTTAACTCTGGAAGTTTTGCAGTCGATTACTGCTGACGACTGGAGAAAGGAGATAAATCATGTGAAGAAGCTAGAAGAGGAATACTGGCACAGAGACAGATTGATTGACGAGTCGTTTAATATTAACACTGAAAATGATAGTGACTCAGACACAACTGACTATGAAAAAAATTCGGAATCTGACTCACATGATTCACAAGAATGTGACTACATGAGCGGAGAAGAAGAACAAGGATAg
- the LOC117994411 gene encoding uncharacterized protein, whose translation MPRLNPRTTKFKEIIKKINTGTTSDTPMENDSDNKVITEDSANKTKLNAADQSSVDSLNFSTVVTQQSRNRNNSTDSGNSNRSGRDFSPASDDDPEYKLSPNDHISSESDTTKTHLPKIKQKQKTVAEVHNVSTLNTSPSLSRKSRSSSAKSSNSSSSSSSGSSTSSASSSRSSSTSSRNDSMSVNSNSATPSKRNCISPKVLSPEITSCKLNKSASALQIIAMEYGSESFSDSDGKIINNIPIYNPSSLKSLAIEQINKTTHLNNITPETISDTHSATQTRKRKRGNKKKLAKLLRNKGLQYSSSSKQKKVIPERKIGIPCGMSCRLKCSEKFTEESRRYIFNNYWQMSSLSKQRDFISKHMTEIKPKYQYKKIFNNRKAKHAFYLTASNEKKRVCKIFFKNTLGINDRPIRTVIAKLNLCGIVEPDLRGKHDNHGTKTSSELLDRVRKHIASIPRIESHYLRKQTTREFIEGGKTLTDLYRDYKKDCEIEGLDYVKLHIYRKVFKEDFNISFFVPKKDQCEDCVAYENANLEEKEKMNEEYTLHLKEKELSREEKKRDKELIDDNNIVACYDLQAILQVPKGDVSSFYYKSRLNCLNFTICELKADCTHCYFWTEVEGQKGANEIGSCVFKFLQKKSATASSDLNIIFYYNCCGQQKNQFVFSMYLYAVANLPNIASITHKFLIKGHTQNEGDSVHSMIERQIKKKLRSGPIYVPDQYISAIRDAKKRGNKYNVVEMAHHEFYDIKKLQEFKLTKNTEGGAIKVGDIKVLKVEKSDSNHNVRAFYKTSYSDETFKEINLLKLRRIQPQLVPLYNNKLPLAENKKKDLKDLIKKNAILPYYVSSFYNNIL comes from the coding sequence ATGCCACGTCTCAATCCAAGAACTactaaatttaaagaaataataaagaaaattaatacAGGTACTACTAGCGATACACCAATGGAAAATGATTCCGACAATAAAGTAATAACCGAGGATTCTGCTAACAAAACTAAGTTAAATGCTGCGGACCAGTCAAGTGTAGATTCTCTAAACTTCAGCACTGTCGTCACACAACAAAGTCGAAATAGGAATAATTCTACAGATTCTGGCAATAGCAACAGATCAGGTAGAGATTTTTCGCCTGCATCAGATGATGATCCAGAGTATAAACTCAGCCCTAATGATCATATATCTTCTGAATCAGACACAACTAAAACACACCTTCCTAAGATTaagcaaaaacaaaaaacagtcGCAGAAGTACATAATGTGTCAACACTTAACACTTCTCCTTCGTTATCAAGAAAATCAAGGTCTTCTTCTGCAAAGTCATCTAATTCATCGTCTTCTAGTTCATCAGGATCATCCACTTCATCGGCGTCGTCATCCAGATCATCTTCAACTTCTTCACGAAATGATTCAATGAGTGTGAACTCTAACTCTGCCACGCCATCGAAACGAAACTGTATTTCTCCAAAAGTCTTGTCTCCTGAAATAACGTCTTGTAAATTGAATAAATCTGCCTCTGCTTTACAAATAATAGCTATGGAATATGGGAGTGAATCTTTTTCTGATAGTGATggcaaaataattaataacatacCCATTTATAACCCATCCTCTTTAAAAAGTTTAGCAAtagaacaaataaacaaaacaacacatttaaataatatcacACCTGAAACTATCTCTGATACTCACTCTGCAACACAAACACGAAAAAGAAAGCGtggtaacaaaaaaaaactggcaaAGTTACTGAGAAATAAGGGATTACAATATTCGTCGTCCTCAAAGCAAAAAAAAGTAATTCCTGAAAGAAAAATAGGGATTCCTTGTGGTATGAGTTGTCGATTAAAATGTTCGGAAAAATTTACCGAAGAATCCCGTCGCTACATATTCAATAATTACTGGCAAATGAGTTCCCTATCAAAACAAAGAGATTTCATTTCTAAACACATGACAGAAATCAAACCGAAAtatcaatacaaaaaaatattcaataatagAAAAGCTAAGCACGCATTTTATTTAACAGCaagtaatgaaaaaaaaagagtatgcaaaatatttttcaaaaacactTTAGGCATTAACGATCGCCCAATTCGAACAGTCATcgcaaaattaaatttatgtgGTATTGTTGAACCAGACCTGCGAGGTAAACATGACAACCATGGGACCAAAACATCAAGCGAATTATTGGACAGGGTTAGAAAACATATTGCGAGCATACCTCGAATTGAAAGTCATTATTTACGCAAACAGACGACAAGGGAATTTATAGAAGGTGGGAAAACATTAACCGATTTATATAGAGATTACAAAAAAGACTGCGAAATTGAAGGACTTGACTACGTGAAGCTACATATATATCGTAAAGTTTTTAAAGAAGattttaatataagtttttttgtCCCTAAAAAGGATCAGTGTGAAGACTGTGTGGCTTATGAAAATGCGAACCTTGAAGAGAAAGAAAAAATGAATGAAGAATATACATtacatttaaaagaaaaagagttAAGCCGAGAAGAAAAAAAACGAGACAAAGAATTAATTGATGACAATAACATAGTAGCATGTTATGATTTGCAAGCTATCCTGCAAGTTCCTAAAGGGGATGTTTcatctttttattataagtcAAGACTGAACTGCTTGAACTTTACAATTTGTGAGCTCAAAGCCGATTGTACTCATTGCTATTTCTGGACTGAAGTAGAAGGGCAAAAAGGTGCTAACGAAATAGGTTCTTGTGTATTTAAattcttacaaaaaaaatcggcAACAGCATCGTCTGACCtcaacataattttttattataactgTTGCGGACaacaaaaaaatcaatttgTTTTTTCCATGTATTTATATGCAGTGGCAAATTTGCCAAACATTGCCTCTATTACCCACAAATTTTTGATCAAGGGTCATACCCAAAACGAAGGGGATTCCGTCCATTCTATGATTGAGCGCCAGATAAAGAAGAAGCTTAGGTCAGGACCAATATATGTTCCTGATCAATATATAAGTGCTATTCGAGACGCAAAAAAAAGGGGCAATAAATACAATGTAGTGGAAATGGCACACCATGAGTTTTATGACATCAAAAAGCTGCAAGAATTCAAACTAACTAAAAATACGGAAGGGGGGGCCATAAAAGTAGGTGACATAAAAGTTCTAAAAGTTGAAAAGTCTGATTCTAACCATAACGTTAGAGCTTTTTACAAAACTTCATATTCTGATGAAACTTTTAAAGAAATTAACTTACTCAAGCTTCGACGGATACAACCTCAATTAGTGcctttgtataataataaattgccattagctgaaaataaaaagaagGATCTGAAAGATCTTATTAAAAAGAACGCAATTTTGCCTTACTATGTATCgtctttttacaataatattttataa
- the LOC138404229 gene encoding uncharacterized protein isoform X1, producing the protein MARQPPLTFPEPLPGKIDGTHRNLFLRLSTLYTAPTVFISETIDEDIVEGSPPHVGAIPDHWFGVSRKRTTDETQQGTPSQAKKRKLVFTPSTGIVQALESPINPVPVEIEFLGFTPTSTTSATPGSGRSSMSCEIGADVDIERDLEEITGPNVGSDVEDDDYDMSLRQRDVFEIPVEFEDSEDHGLAEAVQRIDTAADVALRAVPESEDLLHFDWRGSLENFEGVKEEFIGPSGPTFDISG; encoded by the exons ATGGCGAGGCAGCCTCCCTTAACCTTCCCTGAGCCTTTACCGGGTAAGATTGATGGTACGCACAGAAATCTGTTTTTGCGTTTGAGCACACTTTACACTGCACCTACTGTCTTTATTTCAGAAACAATTGATGAGGATATAGTTGAGGGCTCGCCTCCTCACGTCGGAGCCATACCAGATCATTGGTTTG gggtCTCGAGAAAACGTACAACGGACGAAACACAACAAGGAACGCCATCTCAAGCGAA GAAACGGAAGTTAGTCTTTACTCCATCCACGGGGATAGTGCAGGCATTGGAGTCGCCCATTAACCCTGTGCCTGTCGAAATAGAGTTCCTGGGATTTACACCTA CGTCTACCACTTCAGCAACGCCGGGATCTGGCAGAAGTAGCATGTCATGCGAGATCG GAGCCGACGTTGACATCGAACGTGATTTGGAAGAAATCACAGGTCCCAACGTTGGCAGTGATGTTGAAGACGACGACTATGACATGTCACTGCGGCAGCGGGACGTCTTCGAAATCCCAGTGGAATTCGAAGACTCTGAGGATCACGGCCTTGCTGAAGCGGTGCAAAGGATTGACACCGCAGCCGACGTTGCTCTTCGGGCTGTGCCCGAGTCCGAAGACTTGCTTCACTTTGATTGGCGGGGAAGCTTAGAGAACTTCGAAGGAGTGAAGGAAGAGTTTATCGGGCCCTCTGGCCCGACATTTGATATCTCGGGCTAA
- the LOC138404229 gene encoding uncharacterized protein isoform X2 translates to MARQPPLTFPEPLPETIDEDIVEGSPPHVGAIPDHWFGVSRKRTTDETQQGTPSQAKKRKLVFTPSTGIVQALESPINPVPVEIEFLGFTPTSTTSATPGSGRSSMSCEIGADVDIERDLEEITGPNVGSDVEDDDYDMSLRQRDVFEIPVEFEDSEDHGLAEAVQRIDTAADVALRAVPESEDLLHFDWRGSLENFEGVKEEFIGPSGPTFDISG, encoded by the exons ATGGCGAGGCAGCCTCCCTTAACCTTCCCTGAGCCTTTACCGG AAACAATTGATGAGGATATAGTTGAGGGCTCGCCTCCTCACGTCGGAGCCATACCAGATCATTGGTTTG gggtCTCGAGAAAACGTACAACGGACGAAACACAACAAGGAACGCCATCTCAAGCGAA GAAACGGAAGTTAGTCTTTACTCCATCCACGGGGATAGTGCAGGCATTGGAGTCGCCCATTAACCCTGTGCCTGTCGAAATAGAGTTCCTGGGATTTACACCTA CGTCTACCACTTCAGCAACGCCGGGATCTGGCAGAAGTAGCATGTCATGCGAGATCG GAGCCGACGTTGACATCGAACGTGATTTGGAAGAAATCACAGGTCCCAACGTTGGCAGTGATGTTGAAGACGACGACTATGACATGTCACTGCGGCAGCGGGACGTCTTCGAAATCCCAGTGGAATTCGAAGACTCTGAGGATCACGGCCTTGCTGAAGCGGTGCAAAGGATTGACACCGCAGCCGACGTTGCTCTTCGGGCTGTGCCCGAGTCCGAAGACTTGCTTCACTTTGATTGGCGGGGAAGCTTAGAGAACTTCGAAGGAGTGAAGGAAGAGTTTATCGGGCCCTCTGGCCCGACATTTGATATCTCGGGCTAA